In Alphaproteobacteria bacterium US3C007, one genomic interval encodes:
- the recR gene encoding recombination mediator RecR — protein MSKTKDIDALIELMAKLPGLGPRSARRAVLHLIRKRALLLTPLADLMQTVAVTAQECLNCGNIGTEDICDICRNERRATGELCVVEDVADLWAMERAKVFKGRYHVLGGCLSALDAIGPDELRIPKLIDRVSSENITEVILALNATIEGQTTAHYLADQLESRTKVTTLAQGVPIGGELDYLDDGTITAALKARKAV, from the coding sequence ATGAGCAAAACCAAAGATATTGATGCTTTGATAGAGCTCATGGCGAAACTGCCCGGCCTGGGCCCGCGCTCTGCCCGCCGCGCGGTTTTGCATTTGATCCGCAAGCGCGCCTTATTGCTAACCCCGCTTGCCGATTTGATGCAAACGGTTGCGGTAACCGCGCAGGAATGTCTGAACTGCGGCAATATTGGGACCGAAGATATTTGCGATATTTGTCGCAACGAGCGGCGCGCCACGGGGGAACTTTGCGTGGTGGAGGATGTCGCCGATCTCTGGGCGATGGAGCGGGCGAAGGTTTTCAAAGGCCGCTACCACGTTTTGGGCGGATGCCTCTCGGCGCTGGATGCGATCGGACCCGATGAATTGCGGATCCCTAAACTTATTGATCGCGTTAGCAGTGAAAATATCACCGAAGTGATCTTGGCGCTGAACGCCACCATCGAGGGGCAAACCACCGCGCATTATCTGGCAGATCAATTGGAAAGCCGCACCAAAGTCACCACGTTGGCGCAAGGCGTGCCCATAGGCGGTGAGTTGGATTATTTAGATGACGGCACCATCACCGCCGCTTTAAAGGCGCGCAAAGCGGTCTGA
- a CDS encoding extracellular solute-binding protein produces MVRHSSKTVVKTTSWSVQNSRVWIGLCFGWATLLLASSLWAESHSTKTHGYSFFGELNYPADFAHLAYVNPNAPKGGEISIWGFGTFDSMNPYSRKGRAAALASAPFESLLEGTADEVGASYGLLAESLEYPEDVSWVRFHIRPEARFSDGSAVTAQDVKFTYDLFLEQGLVSFRAVLGEFVQTVEVLDSKTVQYTFLPDSPLRDRIPTVGGLPVMSQAWFKRTGARLDESRMEPAIGSGPYLLDRYEINRNVIYTRNPNYWGKDLPINRGRSNFDQIRVEYFADGNAAFEAFKAGAYTVRIENSSKTWATGYDFSALDDGHMVKKTLPDGGMATGQSFAMNLRKDKFSDPQVRAALSLLFNFEWSNESLFYGQYARINSFWENSDMAASGPPGVDELALLTPLVDQLPEGILTDDAVMAPKSGPRATDRKNLRKASALLEAAGWIVGEDGMRRNAAGETLQIEFIERSPAFDRVVLPFVENLRAAGVDAIYNRIDPAQYTDRTRNFDFDIITDQFSMNLEPGAGLKQYFGSETADVSVFNSAGISSTGIDALIDHVTAASSKAELRTAVKALDRALRAYRFWIPQWYNATHRVAYWDMYEHPDIIAPYSLGYLDYWWYNDQKAAALKSAGVLR; encoded by the coding sequence GTGGTACGACATTCAAGCAAAACAGTGGTGAAAACGACATCGTGGAGCGTTCAAAACAGCCGAGTTTGGATTGGCTTATGCTTCGGATGGGCAACTCTGCTTTTGGCCAGCAGCCTCTGGGCAGAGAGTCATAGCACAAAAACCCATGGCTATTCCTTTTTTGGCGAATTGAACTATCCAGCAGATTTCGCGCATCTCGCCTATGTCAACCCAAACGCGCCCAAAGGCGGTGAAATTTCGATTTGGGGGTTTGGTACGTTCGACTCAATGAACCCTTATTCGCGCAAAGGGCGCGCCGCTGCCTTGGCCTCGGCGCCGTTTGAAAGCCTGCTCGAGGGCACCGCAGATGAGGTAGGCGCGAGCTATGGGTTGCTGGCTGAAAGCCTTGAATATCCTGAAGATGTCAGTTGGGTGCGCTTCCACATTCGCCCCGAAGCGCGGTTTTCCGATGGCAGCGCGGTAACCGCGCAGGATGTGAAATTCACCTATGATTTGTTTCTTGAGCAGGGGCTGGTGAGTTTTCGCGCCGTGCTTGGCGAATTTGTTCAAACCGTCGAAGTGCTCGATAGCAAGACGGTGCAATATACATTCTTGCCCGACTCGCCCCTGCGCGATCGGATCCCCACCGTGGGTGGATTGCCGGTCATGTCGCAGGCCTGGTTTAAGCGTACGGGCGCAAGGTTGGATGAAAGCCGCATGGAGCCCGCGATCGGCTCTGGGCCGTATCTGCTCGATCGCTATGAGATTAACCGCAACGTGATTTATACGCGCAACCCCAATTATTGGGGCAAAGATCTTCCAATCAATCGCGGCCGCAGCAATTTTGACCAGATACGGGTTGAGTATTTTGCAGATGGCAATGCAGCTTTCGAAGCCTTCAAAGCGGGCGCTTACACGGTGCGCATCGAAAATTCCTCGAAAACATGGGCAACCGGTTATGATTTTTCGGCTCTGGATGACGGTCATATGGTCAAAAAAACTCTGCCCGACGGGGGCATGGCCACGGGTCAAAGTTTTGCGATGAATTTGCGCAAAGACAAATTTTCTGATCCACAAGTGCGCGCTGCGCTGAGCCTTTTGTTCAATTTCGAATGGTCAAATGAATCGCTGTTTTACGGACAATATGCGCGGATTAATTCCTTTTGGGAAAATTCTGACATGGCCGCCTCGGGGCCTCCCGGTGTAGATGAGCTGGCCTTGCTAACGCCGCTTGTCGACCAACTTCCGGAAGGTATCTTAACCGATGACGCGGTGATGGCACCCAAGTCTGGGCCGCGGGCAACAGATCGTAAAAACCTGCGCAAAGCCTCAGCCTTGCTGGAGGCTGCAGGTTGGATCGTTGGCGAAGATGGCATGCGGCGCAACGCGGCAGGCGAGACGTTGCAGATCGAATTTATCGAACGCAGCCCAGCCTTTGATCGCGTGGTTTTGCCTTTTGTTGAAAACCTGCGCGCCGCCGGCGTAGACGCAATTTATAACCGCATCGATCCTGCGCAATATACCGATCGTACGCGCAATTTTGACTTTGATATCATCACGGATCAATTCTCGATGAATTTAGAGCCCGGCGCAGGCTTAAAGCAGTATTTTGGTTCTGAAACAGCGGATGTCTCCGTGTTTAACTCGGCTGGGATTTCATCGACTGGCATTGATGCGTTGATCGATCATGTCACCGCCGCCAGCAGCAAAGCTGAATTACGCACAGCGGTCAAAGCGCTTGACCGCGCACTTCGGGCCTACCGGTTCTGGATTCCTCAATGGTATAACGCCACGCATCGCGTTGCTTATTGGGATATGTATGAGCATCCTGACATCATCGCGCCATATTCGCTGGGGTACTTGGATTATTGGTGGTATAATGACCAGAAAGCCGCCGCGTTAAAATCGGCCGGTGTATTGAGGTAA
- a CDS encoding YbaB/EbfC family nucleoid-associated protein, protein MFKGLGGMGDMAKMMKAATEMQGKMAQMQEDMHNIIVTGEAGAGLVKASCTAKGDLTGLDIDKSIFSGDDKEVVEDLILAAIKDAQQKAAERAKDEMGKMTEGLGLPPGMNLPF, encoded by the coding sequence ATGTTCAAAGGCTTAGGCGGCATGGGCGATATGGCCAAAATGATGAAGGCTGCAACCGAAATGCAGGGCAAAATGGCCCAAATGCAAGAGGATATGCACAACATTATCGTCACCGGTGAAGCCGGCGCGGGCTTGGTAAAAGCCAGCTGCACGGCAAAGGGCGATTTGACCGGTTTGGATATCGATAAATCTATATTTTCGGGTGATGATAAAGAAGTTGTTGAAGACCTGATTCTGGCGGCGATCAAAGATGCCCAGCAAAAAGCGGCTGAGCGCGCCAAAGATGAAATGGGCAAAATGACCGAAGGCCTTGGCTTACCCCCTGGGATGAACCTGCCGTTTTAA
- a CDS encoding DNA polymerase III subunit gamma/tau — protein MSETPTQGYQVLARKYRPETFTDLVGQEAMVRTLRNAFEADRIAQAFVMTGIRGTGKTTTARIIAKGMNCIGADGSGGPTTEPCGTCEHCVAIMEGRHVDVLEMDAASRTGVDDIREIIESVQYRAASARYKIYIIDEVHMLSTNAFNALLKTLEEPPEHVKFIFATTEIRKVPVTVLSRCQRFDLRRIEPDVMIALLKKIAAAEQAEIAADALALITRAAEGSARDATSLLDQAISHGAGETSAEQVRAMLGLADRGRVMDLFEMIMRGDAASALSELGGQYADGANPLAVMRDLAEVTHWVSVVKITPDAGEDPTVSPDEQMRGLSLAKALPMRALTRMWQMLLTSIEEVSQAPNAMMAAEMAVIRLTHVADLPSPEELVRKLKDIPPPPAGAGLASSSGGSSGSGAGLSAATALTDKPGAIATASPTPSAQSPSGNQNVSTPSAVLGGAEQALALNTQQMLAAYPSFDHIIDLIRAQRDVRLLVEVESCVQLARYQPGRIEFVPTADAPADLAQRLGSRLQLWTGQRWAVSLVNDGGAQTIARMRSSAEEALKAKALSHPLVKAVFDSFPKAQIIEIRTPEDLAAEAETDALQPVEDEWDPFEE, from the coding sequence ATGAGCGAAACCCCGACCCAAGGCTATCAAGTTCTGGCCCGCAAATACCGGCCAGAAACCTTTACCGATCTTGTTGGCCAAGAGGCGATGGTGCGCACGTTGCGCAACGCCTTTGAGGCAGATCGGATCGCGCAAGCTTTCGTGATGACAGGAATTCGTGGTACGGGCAAAACAACCACCGCGCGGATCATTGCCAAGGGTATGAATTGCATTGGCGCCGATGGCAGCGGCGGGCCCACCACCGAGCCCTGCGGAACATGCGAGCATTGTGTGGCGATTATGGAAGGCCGCCATGTGGATGTGCTGGAAATGGATGCGGCCAGCCGGACCGGCGTTGATGATATACGAGAAATCATCGAAAGCGTGCAGTATCGCGCCGCCAGCGCGCGCTATAAAATCTATATCATCGATGAAGTTCATATGCTGTCGACCAATGCGTTCAATGCGCTGCTGAAGACGCTGGAAGAACCCCCCGAGCATGTGAAATTTATCTTTGCCACAACCGAAATTCGCAAAGTGCCGGTCACGGTATTGTCGCGCTGCCAGCGGTTTGACCTGCGTCGGATCGAGCCAGATGTGATGATCGCGCTTTTGAAAAAAATTGCCGCGGCGGAGCAGGCAGAAATTGCTGCCGATGCCCTAGCCCTCATCACGCGCGCCGCCGAAGGCTCAGCCCGGGATGCCACATCGCTTTTGGATCAGGCGATCAGCCATGGCGCTGGAGAAACCTCGGCCGAGCAAGTGCGCGCAATGTTGGGACTGGCAGATCGCGGCCGGGTGATGGATCTGTTCGAAATGATTATGCGCGGCGATGCCGCCTCTGCGCTGAGCGAACTGGGCGGGCAATATGCCGATGGCGCAAATCCTTTGGCCGTGATGCGCGATTTGGCCGAAGTTACCCATTGGGTTTCGGTTGTTAAAATTACCCCAGATGCGGGAGAGGATCCAACCGTTTCTCCTGACGAGCAGATGCGCGGATTGAGCTTGGCCAAGGCCTTGCCAATGCGCGCCCTGACCCGCATGTGGCAAATGTTGCTGACCAGTATTGAAGAAGTGTCACAAGCACCAAACGCGATGATGGCGGCCGAAATGGCGGTGATCCGGCTTACCCATGTGGCAGATCTTCCCAGCCCCGAAGAGTTGGTGCGAAAATTAAAAGACATACCACCCCCTCCCGCAGGGGCGGGTTTAGCCAGCAGTTCGGGCGGCAGTTCGGGCTCTGGTGCTGGGCTAAGCGCCGCAACCGCTTTAACCGACAAACCGGGCGCGATTGCCACTGCATCCCCGACGCCATCCGCGCAAAGCCCCAGCGGCAATCAAAATGTCTCGACCCCAAGCGCGGTACTGGGCGGCGCTGAACAGGCTTTGGCCCTTAACACGCAACAGATGCTGGCCGCCTACCCCAGTTTCGATCATATTATAGATCTGATACGCGCGCAGCGCGATGTTCGGCTTTTGGTCGAAGTGGAAAGTTGCGTACAGCTGGCGCGGTATCAGCCGGGGCGGATTGAATTCGTTCCCACCGCTGATGCGCCCGCCGATCTTGCCCAACGCCTAGGCAGCCGGCTGCAATTATGGACGGGCCAGCGCTGGGCGGTGAGCTTGGTAAATGATGGCGGTGCCCAGACCATAGCGCGAATGCGCAGCAGTGCAGAAGAGGCGCTGAAGGCAAAAGCCTTAAGCCATCCGCTTGTAAAAGCGGTGTTTGACAGCTTTCCAAAGGCGCAGATCATAGAAATCCGCACCCCTGAAGATTTGGCTGCGGAGGCCGAGACCGACGCGCTGCAGCCCGTCGAAGACGAATGGGATCCGTTCGAAGAATAA
- a CDS encoding cytochrome c family protein, producing the protein MLDTMTLTKVVGSLCGALLVFLLGNWVAEEVYHMGGGHGEEHAAGYYIEVETAEEEAEEEEEVDFSELVAMADTGKGAKVFGKCKACHKLEDGANGTGPHLYQVVDRDVAAADGYGYSGALIEVADVWTIENLNGFLENPKSYAPGTKMGFAGLKKIQDRANVIAYLAEAAQ; encoded by the coding sequence ATGCTAGACACGATGACACTTACCAAAGTTGTGGGCAGCCTTTGCGGCGCATTGTTGGTGTTTTTGCTTGGCAATTGGGTTGCCGAGGAAGTCTATCATATGGGGGGCGGGCATGGCGAAGAACACGCGGCTGGCTATTATATTGAAGTAGAAACCGCTGAAGAGGAAGCCGAAGAGGAAGAAGAAGTTGATTTTTCCGAATTGGTGGCGATGGCCGATACGGGCAAAGGCGCGAAGGTCTTTGGCAAATGTAAAGCCTGCCACAAGTTGGAAGATGGCGCCAATGGCACCGGCCCGCATTTGTATCAAGTGGTGGATCGCGACGTTGCTGCGGCAGATGGATATGGCTATTCGGGCGCCTTGATCGAAGTGGCAGATGTGTGGACAATCGAAAATCTGAACGGGTTTTTGGAAAACCCAAAATCATATGCGCCTGGCACCAAAATGGGTTTTGCGGGTCTTAAGAAAATTCAAGACCGGGCGAATGTGATCGCATATTTGGCTGAGGCCGCTCAGTAA
- the nudC gene encoding NAD(+) diphosphatase, translating to MKLAETVTFGGSALDRAAELRGSAQGQPQAGDQVILLWRGKILVDKAAETPLVRLLLPQPLTVGAPWVFLGQEAGQRIFAFDISSWSPNDQDLPPEGAFNDPSEQYHPELAEGLRFCELRSYMTALSPRDAELSATAKAMFHWHASHRFCARCGAASDSAQSGWQRVCPRCSASHFPRTDPVVIMLITSGQNVLLGRSPHWPEGMYSLLAGFVEPGETIEAAVRREVLEESGIRVGSVSYLASQPWAFPNSLMFGCHGEALNTDITIDPDELQDALWISKAELNDIVAGIRTDILPARAGSIAHFLLQHWLADRLD from the coding sequence ATGAAACTGGCAGAAACCGTGACATTTGGAGGGTCGGCCCTTGATCGTGCAGCAGAGTTGCGGGGCAGCGCACAGGGCCAACCGCAAGCTGGCGATCAGGTCATTCTTTTATGGCGGGGTAAAATTCTGGTTGATAAGGCCGCAGAAACGCCCCTAGTGCGATTGCTCCTGCCGCAGCCTTTAACGGTGGGGGCGCCTTGGGTTTTTTTGGGCCAAGAGGCGGGGCAGCGTATCTTTGCCTTTGATATTTCCAGTTGGTCGCCAAACGATCAGGACCTTCCGCCAGAGGGTGCTTTTAACGATCCGTCAGAGCAATATCATCCAGAGTTGGCAGAAGGGCTGCGATTTTGCGAATTGCGCTCGTATATGACAGCCTTGTCGCCGCGCGATGCAGAATTATCCGCAACCGCAAAGGCGATGTTCCATTGGCACGCATCGCATAGGTTTTGTGCCCGTTGCGGGGCGGCCAGCGATAGCGCACAATCGGGCTGGCAGCGGGTGTGCCCGCGCTGTTCGGCGAGCCATTTCCCGCGCACGGATCCTGTTGTGATCATGCTGATCACCTCTGGACAAAACGTCCTTTTGGGGCGCTCTCCGCATTGGCCCGAGGGGATGTATTCGCTTTTGGCGGGGTTTGTGGAACCTGGAGAAACCATCGAAGCGGCGGTGCGGCGCGAAGTTTTGGAAGAATCGGGCATCCGAGTGGGGTCGGTAAGCTATTTGGCATCACAGCCTTGGGCCTTCCCAAATTCGCTCATGTTTGGCTGCCATGGCGAGGCGCTCAACACAGATATCACCATAGATCCCGACGAATTGCAGGATGCGCTTTGGATCAGCAAGGCCGAGCTGAATGATATCGTAGCGGGGATCCGCACCGATATTCTGCCCGCCCGGGCTGGATCTATCGCGCATTTTCTTTTACAGCATTGGCTTGCAGATCGTTTAGACTAA
- the yejB gene encoding microcin C ABC transporter permease YejB codes for MGAYIARRLLLVLPTLLGILVINFALTQFVPGGPIEQVLANMEGQGDVFESFSGTSSEVAEASETSDYVGARGLPPEFIAELEKEFGFDKPPLERFLTMLWNYLRFDFGESYFRSISVVDLVLEKMPVSISLGLWSTLLAYLISIPLGIRKAVLDGSRFDTWTSWVIIVAYAIPGFLFAILLLVLFAGGSFLQIFPLRGLTSDYFDQLSPGEKIVDYFWHITLPIIASTISAFATLTLLTKNSFMDEIQKQYVITARAKGLSDRRVLWGHVFRNAMLIVIAGFPAVFIGVFFGGSLIIETIFSLDGLGRMGFEAAVARDYPVIFGTLFVFGLMGLVVGILSDLMYVFVDPRIDFERREG; via the coding sequence ATGGGCGCTTATATCGCGCGGCGACTGTTATTGGTGCTTCCGACTTTGTTGGGCATCTTGGTGATCAATTTTGCGCTGACGCAATTTGTGCCCGGTGGGCCAATTGAACAGGTTCTGGCCAATATGGAAGGCCAAGGGGATGTGTTTGAAAGCTTTTCAGGCACCAGCAGCGAAGTGGCAGAAGCCAGTGAAACCAGCGATTATGTTGGCGCGCGTGGGCTGCCCCCAGAATTTATCGCCGAGCTTGAAAAGGAATTCGGCTTTGATAAGCCGCCCCTAGAGCGGTTTTTAACCATGTTGTGGAATTACCTGCGGTTTGATTTTGGCGAAAGTTATTTTCGATCGATCAGCGTGGTGGATTTGGTCTTGGAAAAAATGCCTGTTTCGATTTCGCTGGGGCTGTGGTCAACGCTACTGGCCTATCTGATCTCGATTCCTTTGGGGATCAGGAAGGCGGTTCTGGATGGCTCGCGCTTTGATACTTGGACCAGTTGGGTGATTATTGTCGCCTATGCAATTCCGGGGTTTTTATTCGCAATCTTGCTGCTTGTGCTCTTTGCTGGGGGCTCTTTTTTGCAAATATTTCCGCTGCGTGGGCTCACATCAGATTATTTTGATCAGCTTTCGCCGGGCGAAAAAATCGTAGATTATTTCTGGCACATCACTTTGCCGATTATTGCATCCACCATTTCAGCCTTTGCCACGCTGACCTTGCTCACCAAAAACAGCTTTATGGATGAAATCCAAAAGCAATATGTGATTACAGCAAGGGCCAAAGGGTTAAGCGATCGCCGCGTGCTGTGGGGGCATGTGTTTCGCAACGCGATGCTGATTGTGATCGCGGGCTTTCCGGCGGTATTCATTGGGGTGTTTTTCGGCGGATCTTTAATTATTGAAACCATATTCTCGCTCGACGGGCTTGGGCGCATGGGGTTTGAAGCGGCGGTTGCGCGGGACTACCCGGTCATTTTTGGAACATTATTTGTGTTTGGATTGATGGGGTTGGTCGTGGGGATTTTATCGGATCTGATGTATGTGTTTGTAGATCCGCGAATTGATTTCGAAAGACGCGAAGGATGA
- a CDS encoding AMP-binding protein has product MQGQEPILTGIDPTLAVQAAGLTLSALIEVQTRLRPDHLAVKDAITGYSYRQLDQRSNRMAHYFTARGVARGDRIAILSENRIEYIEVFLAAAKIGAIVACQNWRLTHDELRHCLSLVEPRILLASPRNQAQAESLADIAPVQMIDDVWVEALTGYSSSAVPERATPEDGIVILYTSGTTGLPKGALISHRAEIARAATQMLDMPADPEDAFIAWAPLFHMVSTDTVFKTLILGGTVIVVDGFQPDQLADLIATESLGRLTLMPGMIAPLLAAMRAKEARVKSVKWVGVMADLVPLDQIAEVTTLFQAPYLNTFGATETGFAPASAGHIGIGDIATSLDKQQSALCQIKLVDAQDQEVPEGETGELAIRSPALFSGYWNNPKANAEDFRNGWFHMGDMFKRGSDGGLRFVDRRKYLIKSGGENIYPAEIERLILADPRVLEAAVVRQKHHHWGEVPIAFIARKDASLSEADILAHLCTALARYKLPKAFHFIAEFEFPRSTTGKIMRHVLEQRLG; this is encoded by the coding sequence ATGCAGGGCCAAGAGCCAATATTGACGGGAATTGATCCCACTCTGGCCGTTCAGGCGGCGGGTTTGACGTTGAGCGCCTTGATTGAGGTGCAAACCCGCTTGCGCCCGGATCATCTGGCCGTGAAGGATGCCATCACGGGCTATAGCTATCGCCAGCTTGATCAACGCAGCAATCGCATGGCGCATTATTTTACAGCGCGCGGTGTTGCACGTGGAGACCGTATTGCGATTTTGTCAGAAAACCGGATTGAATATATTGAAGTGTTTCTGGCGGCTGCTAAAATTGGCGCCATCGTGGCCTGTCAGAATTGGCGTTTGACGCATGACGAGCTGCGCCATTGCCTGAGCTTGGTTGAACCACGAATTCTGCTGGCCTCGCCGCGCAATCAGGCGCAGGCAGAAAGTTTGGCCGATATCGCGCCGGTTCAAATGATCGATGATGTCTGGGTTGAAGCTCTGACGGGCTATTCCAGCAGCGCTGTGCCGGAACGTGCCACGCCAGAAGACGGCATCGTCATTCTTTACACAAGCGGCACCACCGGCCTGCCGAAAGGCGCCTTGATCAGCCATCGGGCGGAAATCGCGCGGGCCGCGACGCAAATGCTGGATATGCCAGCCGATCCTGAGGATGCGTTTATTGCTTGGGCGCCTTTGTTCCACATGGTCTCAACGGATACGGTGTTTAAAACCTTGATACTTGGAGGAACCGTTATCGTGGTGGACGGGTTTCAACCAGATCAGCTTGCAGATTTGATCGCCACCGAAAGCTTGGGGCGGTTGACTTTGATGCCCGGAATGATTGCGCCGCTTCTTGCGGCGATGCGAGCCAAAGAGGCCCGTGTAAAATCTGTAAAATGGGTTGGCGTTATGGCGGATTTGGTGCCGCTGGATCAAATTGCCGAAGTCACAACGCTTTTTCAGGCGCCTTATCTGAACACATTTGGTGCCACCGAAACCGGCTTTGCCCCTGCATCCGCAGGCCATATTGGGATTGGTGACATTGCGACCAGCTTGGACAAACAACAAAGCGCGCTCTGCCAAATCAAATTGGTTGATGCGCAAGATCAGGAGGTACCCGAAGGAGAGACCGGAGAATTGGCGATTCGCAGCCCGGCATTGTTCAGTGGCTATTGGAACAACCCCAAAGCCAATGCTGAGGATTTCCGAAATGGTTGGTTTCATATGGGGGATATGTTCAAGCGCGGCTCAGATGGAGGCTTACGCTTTGTAGATCGTCGTAAATATCTGATCAAATCAGGCGGAGAAAATATTTACCCGGCCGAAATCGAACGGCTAATTTTGGCAGATCCGCGGGTTTTAGAGGCCGCGGTTGTGCGTCAGAAACACCACCATTGGGGAGAAGTTCCCATTGCCTTTATTGCCCGCAAAGATGCCAGTTTGAGCGAGGCAGATATTTTGGCGCATCTGTGCACAGCGCTTGCGCGCTATAAGCTGCCCAAAGCCTTTCATTTTATCGCCGAATTCGAGTTTCCCCGCAGCACCACCGGCAAGATAATGCGCCATGTATTAGAGCAGCGTCTTGGATGA
- a CDS encoding prephenate dehydratase: MTGKIAFQGELGAYSHEACQEARPDMTPLPCRSFEDVIEAVRSHQADLAMLPVENSTYGRVADIHRLLPDSGLHIIGETLTRVRISLMALPGVPLSAITQAFAHPVLLPQARRFLSDHAIAPVSAVDSAGAAADLTQSQNHERGVLASALAAEIYGLNILAKNIEDHGHNTTRFLHMARAPDFTRRGSGTMMTTFVFQVRNIPAALYKAMGGFATNGVNMTKLESYMVGGSFQATQFYADIQGHPEDENVQLALEELAYFTSELKILGAYPADTAR; the protein is encoded by the coding sequence ATGACCGGAAAAATCGCATTTCAAGGCGAGTTGGGAGCGTATTCCCATGAAGCCTGCCAAGAGGCGCGCCCCGATATGACGCCGTTACCCTGCCGAAGCTTTGAAGATGTGATCGAAGCGGTGCGCAGCCATCAGGCGGATTTGGCTATGCTGCCAGTGGAAAACTCAACCTATGGACGGGTGGCCGATATCCACCGCCTCTTGCCCGATTCGGGGCTGCATATCATTGGCGAAACGCTCACCCGGGTACGGATCAGTTTGATGGCCTTGCCCGGTGTGCCCTTATCCGCGATCACGCAGGCTTTCGCGCATCCGGTCTTGCTGCCACAAGCACGGCGTTTTTTAAGCGATCACGCGATTGCGCCGGTCAGCGCGGTTGACAGCGCGGGCGCCGCGGCTGATCTGACGCAGAGTCAAAACCACGAACGCGGCGTTTTGGCCAGCGCTTTGGCTGCCGAGATCTACGGGTTGAATATTTTAGCAAAAAATATCGAAGATCATGGCCATAATACGACCCGGTTTTTGCATATGGCTCGCGCCCCGGATTTCACACGCCGCGGCTCTGGCACGATGATGACCACGTTTGTATTTCAAGTGCGCAATATTCCGGCCGCGCTGTATAAAGCCATGGGTGGGTTTGCCACAAATGGCGTTAATATGACCAAATTGGAAAGCTATATGGTGGGGGGCAGTTTTCAAGCCACCCAATTTTACGCCGATATCCAAGGTCATCCCGAGGATGAGAATGTGCAATTGGCCCTAGAAGAATTGGCATATTTTACTTCAGAGCTCAAAATTTTGGGGGCTTATCCCGCAGATACCGCGCGCTGA
- a CDS encoding dual specificity protein phosphatase family protein: protein MFSIFDVAIGDAALALCPLPGRFSPYLNDFAAILAWRPDLVLSLTERSEMKPVGAADFPADLKAQGIQCCHFPILDYQTPKPENAKRWQSVEAKAGRMLGQGGRVLVHCFGGCGRSGMVALRLMRRTGLSADVALSHLRAVRPCAIETPEQERWARAAFEE from the coding sequence GTGTTTTCAATTTTTGACGTTGCGATTGGCGATGCGGCGCTGGCCTTATGCCCGCTTCCGGGGCGGTTTTCGCCCTATCTGAATGATTTTGCGGCGATTCTGGCTTGGCGCCCAGATTTGGTGCTGAGCCTGACGGAGCGCTCTGAAATGAAACCCGTGGGCGCTGCAGATTTTCCGGCAGATTTAAAGGCCCAAGGCATCCAGTGCTGCCATTTTCCAATTTTAGATTATCAAACGCCAAAGCCGGAAAATGCCAAGCGATGGCAATCGGTTGAGGCAAAGGCAGGTCGTATGCTTGGCCAAGGGGGGCGGGTTTTGGTGCATTGCTTCGGTGGCTGCGGTCGCTCGGGGATGGTCGCTTTGCGGCTTATGCGCCGGACGGGTCTATCCGCTGATGTGGCGTTGTCTCATCTGCGCGCTGTTCGGCCCTGTGCCATCGAAACGCCTGAGCAAGAGCGTTGGGCGCGCGCCGCCTTTGAAGAGTGA